CCGCGAGGCCGCCGCCGTCTGCCCCGCGGCCGCCATCGAGCTCAGCGAGAACGCGTAATCCCCTTCCTACCGACTTCTCCCAGAAGAGAGCACGCGATGACCGACACCTTGAGCCCGGCCGAGCTTCCGGACTTCCCGATGGCCAGGGCGGCCGGGTGCCCGTTCGACCCTCCGCCGCAGTTGCGCGACCTCCAGCAGGAAGGGCCGCTGGCCAGGGTCCGGATCCCCGAGAGCGGTGGCACGGCCTGGCTGGTGACGACGTACGCGGAGCAGCGGGCCCTGCTGGCCGACCGGAGGGTCAGCTCCGACGTCACCCGCCCCGGCTTCCCGATCCCGGTTCCCGCTGGAAGCGGCGGCGGCATCGGACTCAGCTTCATCCTGATGGACGACCCCGAGCACGCGCGGCTGCGCCGCATGGTGCAGGCGGCGTTCACCGTCAGGCGAGTGGAGTCCATGCGCCCGGCCGTGCAGCAGATCGTGGACGACATGATCGACGACCTGCTGGCAGGGCCGAAGCCGGTGGACCTGGTCGAGGCGTTCGCGCTGCCGGTGCCCTCGCTGGTGATCTGCGAGCTGCTCGGCGTGCCGTACACGGATCATGACTTCTTCCAGGAGAACAGCAAGACCATCATCAAGCGCAGCGTGGCGCCTGAGGAGCGGGCCGCCGCCGGCGGGCGGCTGGCCCAGTACCTGGACGACCTGGTGGGCAGGAAGCTCACCGAGCCGGGCGACGACCTGCTGTCGCGGGTGGCCGAGCGGGTGAAGGCCGGTGACCTGACGCGTCAGGAGGCCGCCCAGATGGGCGTGCTCCTGCTGATCGCCGGGCACGAGACCACCGCGAACATGATCGCGCTCGGCACTCTCGCCCTGCTGCGGCACCCTGCCCAGCTGGCCCTGCTGCGCGAGACCGACGACCCCAAGCTGGTCGCCGGGGCGGTGGAGGAGCTGCTGCGCTACCTCAACATCACCCACAACGGACGCCGCCGCGTCGCG
The nucleotide sequence above comes from Nonomuraea helvata. Encoded proteins:
- a CDS encoding cytochrome P450, whose amino-acid sequence is MTDTLSPAELPDFPMARAAGCPFDPPPQLRDLQQEGPLARVRIPESGGTAWLVTTYAEQRALLADRRVSSDVTRPGFPIPVPAGSGGGIGLSFILMDDPEHARLRRMVQAAFTVRRVESMRPAVQQIVDDMIDDLLAGPKPVDLVEAFALPVPSLVICELLGVPYTDHDFFQENSKTIIKRSVAPEERAAAGGRLAQYLDDLVGRKLTEPGDDLLSRVAERVKAGDLTRQEAAQMGVLLLIAGHETTANMIALGTLALLRHPAQLALLRETDDPKLVAGAVEELLRYLNITHNGRRRVALEDIEIAGRTIRAGEGIIMANDIGNRDPSVFPDNPDELDIRRDARRHVAFGFGVHQCLGQPLARMELQVAYSTLYRRVPTLSLATDLDRIPFKHDGAVYGVYELPVTW